From a region of the Castanea sativa cultivar Marrone di Chiusa Pesio chromosome 10, ASM4071231v1 genome:
- the LOC142614279 gene encoding transcription factor MYB61-like, whose translation MGRHSCCYKQKLRKGLWSPEEDEKLLRHITKYGHGCWSSVPKQAGLQRCGKSCRLRWINYLRPDLKRGTFSQEEENLIIELHAVLGNRWSQIAAQLPGRTDNEIKNLWNSCLKKKLRQRGIDPVTHKPISEVENVEDIDTSAKSRDKMSVLSNELNLLKAENSNQEATLLEQRPSSIASQGYPLEVQGSSSSKITNNNNNNNSMTPRANKDFFQERFVTSHQESSTTNDLVGHYPLQQLNYASNARLQTNSNSNSNQWFTQTGKTFDINSEYTSNAISTILPPSTSSFLPPSIGYKPSLTFPTDNISIGSFNVNGSRYWETTSASTTTNNSNSSSGSSSSAELQHNSSLLETSMFSWGLESQPEDIKWTEYFNNPLLVAAALQNQTPQSIYNEIKSETQFVTESSSAMWPHSKQPGTLQSSDIYGKDIQRLTAAFGHT comes from the exons ATGGGTAGGCACTCTTGCTGTTACAAGCAGAAGCTAAGGAAAGGCCTATGGTCGCCTGAGGAGGATGAGAAGCTTCTGAGGCATATTACCAAGTATGGTCATGGATGTTGGAGCTCTGTACCTAAGCAAGCTG GTCTGCAAAGGTGTGGCAAGAGCTGCAGGTTGAGGTGGATCAATTACTTGAGGCCTGATTTGAAGAGAGGCACATTTTCACAGGAGGAAGAGAACCTTATAATTGAACTTCATGCAGTTCTGGGGAACAG GTGGTCTCAAATTGCAGCACAATTGCCTGGGAGAACAgacaatgaaattaaaaatcttTGGAACTCTTGCTTAAAGAAGAAgctcaggcagagaggcattgACCCAGTCACTCACAAACCAATTTCTGAGGTTGAGAATGTTGAGGACATAGATACATCAGCCAAAAGCCGAGACAAAATGTCGGTGTTGTCCAATGAACTGAATCTCCTCAAGGCAGAGAATTCAAACCAAGAAGCTACTTTACTTGAGCAAAGACCATCTTCAATTGCTTCCCAAGGCTACCCTTTGGAAGTGCAAGGCTCTTCCAGCTCCAAAataacaaacaacaacaacaacaacaattcaaTGACACCCAGAGCTAACAAGGACTTCTTTCAAGAAAGGTTTGTGACCTCCCACCAAGAAAGTTCCACCACCAATGATTTGGTGGGGCATTACCCACTTCAGCAATTGAATTATGCATCCAATGCCAGGCTCCAAACAAACTCAAACTCCAACTCCAATCAGTGGTTCACCCAAACTGGGAAAACGTTTGATATAAATTCTGAATACACCTCCAATGCAATATCCACAATTCTCCCACCTTCAACCAGCTCATTTCTACCTCCCTCTATTGGTTACAAGCCTTCACTTACTTTTCCCACAGATAACATATCCATAGGCTCTTTCAATGTTAATGGATCCCGTTACTGGGAAACAACCAGTGCCTCCACAACCACAAACAATAGCAATAGTAGCAGTGGAAGCAGTAGCAGTGCTGAGCTACAGCACAACAGTTCCTTGTTGGAAACTAGCATGTTTTCTTGGGGATTGGAAAGCCAACCAGAAGATATCAAGTGGACTGAATATTTTAATAACCCATTATTGGTGGCGGCTGCTTTACAAAATCAAACTCCACAGTCTATATACAATGAGATAAAATCAGAAACTCAATTCGTAACTGAGAGTTCAAGTGCTATGTGGCCTCATAGCAAGCAGCCAGGAACTTTACAAAGTTCTGATATTTATGGTAAGGATATCCAAAGACTTACTGCAGCCTTTGGACATACTTAG